A stretch of Ipomoea triloba cultivar NCNSP0323 chromosome 13, ASM357664v1 DNA encodes these proteins:
- the LOC116001052 gene encoding pentatricopeptide repeat-containing protein At1g31430 has translation MDPTVMSTPGNCFTLQLLSRRFAAKLRRFYSGGAPHAPPISKKTCIHLLKACKSMAKLKQIQALLFTLGIHQHVDTLHKLMAFTADPLLGNLSHAQLIFDRIENPTLFIYNVMIKAHTKTGRFRNALFLFDELRGRGLWPDHFTYPFVFKAVGGLRVVLEGEKIHGFVLKSGVGSDCYVCNSVMDMYGELGYAESMKKVFDELPNRDSVSWNVLISGYVRCSRFQEAIRVYRMMGQEGSIKPEEATVVSTLSACTALKKLELGKEIHQYVSKELGYTIRIENALVDMYCKCGCLSEAGQIFNAMSTRNVMSWTSMVSGYVSCGQLDEARDLFERSPVKDLVLWTAMINGYVQFNLFEYAMTLFQAMQMQRIKPDKYTLVSLLKGCAQVGALDQGEWIRNYIIQNGIVIDAVVGTALMEMYSKCGCLEKSLEIFYELREKDAASWTSIICALAMNGDTGKALELFSQMLQAGIRPDDITFIGVLTACSHGGLVEEGRGYFDSMTRIYGIEPSLEHYGCLIDLLGRAGLLNEAEHMISTIPNKDNKIVVTLYGALLSACRIHGDVDMGERIVKMLMEIESSDSSTHTLLANMYASANRWEDVSKVRKNMKALHVKKLPGSSSIEVEDHS, from the coding sequence GCTGAAGCAAATTCAAGCTTTACTCTTCACTCTTGGCATCCACCAACATGTAGACACCCTCCACAAGCTCATGGCCTTCACAGCAGACCCTCTGCTCGGAAATCTTAGCCACGCCCAGCTAATCTTTGACCGCATTGAAAACCCGACTTTGTTCATCTACAATGTGATGATCAAAGCGCATACGAAAACGGGTCGGTTCAGAAATGCCCTTTTCTTGTTTGATGAGCTTAGAGGGCGGGGGCTGTGGCCTGATCATTTTACGTACCCGTTCGTGTTTAAGGCCGTTGGAGGGTTGCGGGTAGTTCTTGAAGGTGAAAAGATTCATGGGTTTGTGTTGAAAAGTGGGGTTGGGTCTGATTGTTACGTATGTAATTCAGTCATGGACATGTATGGTGAGTTGGGTTATGCGGAGAGTATGAAGaaagtgtttgatgaattgcCAAACAGAGATTCGGTGTCGTGGAATGTTTTGATTTCTGGATATGTTAGATGCAGCAGATTTCAGGAAGCTATCAGAGTTTATAGGATGATGGGGCAAGAGGGAAGTATTAAACCTGAAGAGGCCACTGTTGTTAGTACCTTATCAGCTTGTACTGCATTGAAAAAATTGGAACTTGGTAAAGAGATACATCAGTATGTTAGCAAAGAGCTTGGATATACCATCAGAATTGAGAATGCTTTGGTGGATATGTATTGTAAGTGTGGGTGTTTGAGTGAGGCTGGGCAAATATTTAACGCTATGTCCACAAGGAATGTTATGTCCTGGACTAGTATGGTTTCAGGTTATGTGAGTTGTGGTCAGCTGGATGAAGCTAGAGACCTATTTGAGAGGAGTCCTGTAAAGGATCTAGTTTTATGGACAGCTATGATTAATGGGTATGTGCAGTTTAACCTTTTTGAATATGCCATGACCTTGTTCCAAGCAATGCAAATGCAAAGGATCAAACCTGATAAGTATACACTGGTTTCTCTACTCAAGGGTTGTGCTCAAGTGGGAGCTTTGGACCAAGGGGAGTGGATTCGcaattatataattcaaaatgGAATAGTAATTGATGCAGTTGTGGGTACTGCCCTTATGGAGATGTATTCAAAATGTGGGTGCCTTGAGAAGTCTTTAGAAATCTTCTATGAGTTAAGAGAGAAAGATGCTGCATCATGGACTTCAATTATTTGTGCTCTTGCCATGAATGGAGACACCGGCAAAGCCTTGGAACTGTTTTCACAAATGCTACAAGCTGGAATTAGACCTGATGATATTACCTTTATTGGTGTTTTAACAGCTTGCAGTCATGGGGGATTAGTAGAGGAAGGCCGTGGGTATTTTGATTCAATGACAAGGATTTATGGCATTGAACCAAGTTTGGAACATTATGGGTGTTTGATAGACCTCCTTGGCCGTGCTGGGCTATTAAATGAAGCTGAGCACATGATATCCACCATTCCAAATAAAGATAACAAGATTGTAGTTACCCTTTATGGTGCCTTGCTTAGTGCTTGCAGGATTCATGGTGATGTTGATATGGGAGAACGTATTGTTAAAATGCTCATGGAAATTGAATCCAGTGATTCCAGTACTCATACACTTCTGGCTAACATGTATGCATCTGCCAATAGATGGGAAGATGTATCAAAGGTCAGAAAGAATATGAAAGCTCTACATGTTAAAAAATTGCCAGGATCCAGTTCAATTGAGGTTGAAGACCATTCATGA